One window of Trifolium pratense cultivar HEN17-A07 linkage group LG5, ARS_RC_1.1, whole genome shotgun sequence genomic DNA carries:
- the LOC123885433 gene encoding ATP synthase subunit delta', mitochondrial, translated as MFRRATSTFLSRAAATRRFSTDVATPAADSAFVEAWKKVSPNLDPPKTPFEFLKPRPPVPTTLPTKLTVNFVLPYSSQLAAKEVDMVIVPATTGQMGVLPGHVPTIAELKPGVLSVHEGNDTTKYFVSSGFVFIHANSVADIIAVEAVPVDQIDASLVQKGLQEFTQKLNSASTDLEKAEAQIGVDVHSALNSALTG; from the exons ATGTTCCGCCGCGCTACATCTACTTTCCTCTCTCGCGCCGCCGCTACCCGTCGATTCTCCACCGATGTGGCTACCCCTGCCGCCGATTCCGCTTTCGTTGAAGCTTGGAAGAAAGTTAGCCCCAATCTAGACCCACCGAAGACACCTTTCGAATTCCTCAAACCTCGTCCTCCAGTTCCTACTACGCTTCCTACTAAACTCACCGTCAATTTCGTTCTTCCTTATTCTTCTCAATTGGCCGCTAAAGAG GTTGATATGGTTATAGTCCCAGCTACAACTGGCCAGATGGGTGTTCTCCCAGGACATGTCCCAACAATTGCTGAGTTGAAACCTGGGGTCCTGTCTGTACACGAAGGGAATGATACAACCAAGTATTTTGTCAGCAGTGGCTTTGTCTTCATCCATGCAAACTCTGTTGCTGATATTATCGCTGTTGAGGCTGTCCCAGTGGATCAAATTGATGCAAGCCTAGTGCAGAAGGGTCTTCAAGAGTTCACTCAGAAGCTCAACTCAGCATCAACTGACTTGGAGAAAGCTGAAGCCCAGATTGGTGTTGATGTGCATAGCGCTCTCAACTCAGCTCTTACAGGCTAA
- the LOC123884806 gene encoding putative clathrin assembly protein At1g03050, which yields MSQSTLRRAIGAVKDQTSIGLAKVGSSSSQGDLEVAIVKATSHNEYPAEEKHIREILSLTCYSRVFISACVNNLSKRLSKTSSWTVALKTLVLIQRLLAEGDPAYEQEIFFSTRRGTRLLNMCDFIDKSKTETWDLSAFVRTYALYLDERLEYRMQHKRGRRSRFSFDEDDEEQSRVRERGRYKERDKDKEVVVRSPPLSEMKTEQLFSKMQHLQVLLERFMTCRPTGSAKSHRIVIVALYPIVKESFQIYHDMTRILSVFIDRFIEMEVQECSKVYDIFCRVGKQYDELDLFYTWSKSIGIARSSEYPEIERVTAKKLELMDQFIKEKTKKKLGTQEKEVEKNDENELEEDMNEIKALPPPEGFNEKQVEDVVKEEIEQKQEQKEEKIVQTEVDLLDLGDDIIVTKQDYDENKLALALFDGELPTSNSTQALPWHAFDDESDWETTLVQSSSNLPNQKPSLGGGFDTLLLDSMYQQAPTSMQGVNGYGTMLALPAPTSSNNGSYDPFAASLAVAPPAYVQMTEIEKRQRLLAEEQAMWQLYANSGMQGHVGFTAHQQPSNLYMGGYQQNYYGNYH from the exons atgtcacaaaGCACATTAAGAAGAGCCATTGGAGCAGTAAAGGATCAAACAAGCATTGGCCTAGCAAAAGTTGGAAGTAGCTCCTCACAAGGTGATCTTGAAGTAGCCATTGTAAAAGCAACAAGCCACAATGAATATCCAGCTGAAGAGAAACACATTAGAGAGATTCTAAGTTTAACATGTTACTCACGCGTATTCATAAGTGCTTGTGTTAATAATCTCTCTAAGAGATTAAGCAAGACAAGTAGTTGGACAGTTGCTTTAAAAACACTTGTTTTGATTCAAAGGTTGTTAGCAGAAGGTGATCCTGCTTATGAACAAGAAATATTTTTCTCAACTAGACGTGGTACTCGACTTCTTAACATGTGTGATTTTATAGACAAGTCTAAGACTGAAACATGGGATCTTTCAGCGTTTGTTCGCACTTATGCATTGTATCTAGATGAAAGGCTTGAGTATAGAATGCAACATAAGCGTGGAAGGCGTAGTAGGTTCTCGTTTGATGAAGATGACGAAGAACAATCAAGGGTTAGGGAAAGAGGTAGATATAAAGAAAGAGATAAGGATAAAGAGGTTGTTGTGAGATCTCCTCCATTGAGTGAAATGAAGACGGAGCAACTATTTTCCAAAATGCAGCATTTGCAGGTGTTGCTCGAGCGCTTTATGACTTGTCGTCCCACAGGTTC AGCAAAGTCTCATAGAATTGTGATAGTGGCACTCTACCCAATTGTGAAGGAAAGTTTTCAAATATACCATGACATGACACGAATACTAAGTGTCTTCATCGACCGTTTCATTGAAATGGAGGTACAAGAATGCTCTAAGGTTTACGACATTTTCTGCCGTGTTGGAAAACAGTATGACGAGCTAGACTTGTTTTACACCTGGTCTAAAAGTATTGGAATTGCAAGATCTTCAGAGTATCCAGAGATTGAAAGAGTTACAGCAAAGAAATTGGAACTCATGGATCAATTCAtcaaagaaaaaaccaagaaGAAACTTGGTACACAAGAAAAAGAAGTCGAAAAGAATGACGAAAATGAACTAGAAGAGGATATGAATGAAATCAAAGCACTTCCACCACCAGAAGGATTCAATGAGAAACAAGTAGAGGATGTTGTAAAGGAAGAGATAGaacaaaaacaagaacaaaaagaagaaaaaatagtgcAAACAGAAGTTGATTTGTTAGATTTAGGTGATGACATTATTGTGACAAAACAAGATTATGATGAAAACAAATTAGCATTGGCATTATTTGATGGTGAATTACCAACAAGTAATAGCACACAAGCTCTTCCATGGCATGCTTTTGATGATGAATCAGATTGGGAAACAACACTTGTTCAATCAAGTAGCAATTTACCTAATCAGAAACCATCATTAGGTGGTGGATTTGATACATTGTTATTGGATAGTATGTATCAACAAGCACCAACATCAATGCAAGGAGTAAATGGTTACGGAACAATGTTAGCATTGCCAGCACCAACATCATCAAACAATGGTTCTTATGATCCATTTGCAGCATCATTGGCTGTGGCACCACCAGCTTATGTGCAAATGACAGAGATTGAGAAGAGACAAAGGTTATTAGCTGAGGAACAAGCAATGTGGCAGCTATATGCAAATAGTGGAATGCAAGGACATGTTGGATTTACAGCACATCAACAACCTAGTAATCTCTACATGGGAGGGTACCAACAAAATTATTATGGGAACTATCATTAA
- the LOC123884583 gene encoding FCS-Like Zinc finger 3-like, whose product MASNYSFSSSSSIPSPKSSMFYFGGSEDFYDEPHFLQACSLCRKHLGLNKDIFMYRGNTPFCSKECRQEQIEIDECKEKSWKIPSKRSVRNSETNQNSKNNKAVRSESVAVA is encoded by the exons ATGGCTTCTAActattctttctcttcttcttcttcaattcctTCTCCAAAATCTAGCATGTTTTATTTTGGTGGAAGTGAAGATTTCTATGATGAACCTCACTTCCTCCAAGCTTGTTCTCTTTGTAGAAAACATCTTGGCCTTAACAAAGACATTTTTATGTACAG agGGAATACACCATTTTGTAGCAAAGAGTGCAGGCAAGAACAAATAGAGATTGATGAGTGCAAAGAAAAAAGCTGGAAAATTCCATCCAAAAGAAGTGTTAGAAATTCAGAAACCAATcaaaattctaaaaataataaggCTGTAAGATCAGAATCAGTTGCAGTGGCCTAA
- the LOC123885876 gene encoding probable serine/threonine-protein kinase PBL19, whose translation MKCFSIFKDKYKGRGQRSAPELKGQEKHQFSGSDRVTKSSCSSTSSPRGIPKLYEEKGHNLRVFSFSELKRATSDFNRLLKIGEGGFGSVFKGSIKPVDGNGDPILVAIKRLNKDALQGHKEWLTEVQFLGVVDHPNLVKLIGYCAVDGERGIQRLLVYEYMPNRSLEAHLFNKAYDPVPWKTRLEIALGAAQGLSYLHEELEVQVIYRDFKCSNVLLDENFKPKLSDFGLAREGPVAGDTHVSTAVMGTHGYAAPDYIETGHLTAKSDVWSFGVVLYEILTGRRSLARHRPKTEQKLLEWVKNYPHDSKKFDTIMDPRLEGQYSINAARKIAKLADHCLRKSSKDRPPMSQVVERLKEIIQSSDEEQEEHEPNEVNAVEVSENDSAEHQEETNQSGSTELWRKRMEHLAKLGEHVEDSSRRRFMIQHQLRANVST comes from the exons GCTTTTCCATTTTCAAAGACAAATACAAGGGTAGGGGTCAAAGATCAGCACCTGAGCTAAAAGGGCAAGAGAAACATCAGTTTTCAGGATCTGATAGAGTTACAAAGTCTTCTTGTTCATCTACCTCTTCACCTAGGGGTATACCAAAACTTTATGAGGAAAAGGGTCATAATTTGAGGGTGTTTTCTTTCTCCGAGCTTAAACGTGCAACAAGTGATTTCAATAGGCTTCTTAAGATAGGTGAAGGTGGATTTGGAAGTGTTTTTAAAGGTTCAATTAAACCTGTTGATGGAAATGGTGATCCTATCTTAGTTGCCATCAAAAGACTTAACAAGGATGCATTGCAG GGTCATAAGGAATGGTTGACAGAAGTTCAGTTTCTTGGTGTTGTTGATCATCCAAACCTTGTGAAGCTTATTGGATACTGTGCTGTGGATGGTGAGAGAGGGATCCAAAGATTACTCGTGTACGAATATATGCCTAATAGAAGCTTAGAAGCTCATCTTTTCAATAAAGCTTATGATCCTGTGCCTTGGAAAACAAGACTTGAAATTGCACTTGGAGCAGCTCAAGGCTTATCTTATCTCCATGAAGAGTTAGAAGTCCAG GTGATATATCGCGATTTTAAATGCTCAAACGTGCTACTGGATGAAAATTTTAAGCCAAAACTTTCTGATTTCGGACTCGCGAGAGAGGGACCAGTAGCTGGAGATACTCACGTTTCAACTGCT GTAATGGGGACACATGGTTATGCCGCTCCAGATTACATTGAGACAGGCCATCTCACAGCCAAGAGTGATGTATGGAGTTTCGGCGTAGTTCTATACGAAATACTTACCGGTAGGCGTTCATTGGCAAGACACAGGCCGAAAACAGAACAAAAACTATTGGAATGGGTGAAGAACTACCCTCATGATAGCAAAAAGTTCGACACAATAATGGATCCAAGACTTGAAGGACAGTATTCCATTAACGCAGCGCGAAAAATTGCTAAGCTCGCAGATCATTGTCTGCGAAAAAGCTCGAAAGATAGGCCTCCAATGAGTCAAGTGGTAGAGAGATTGAAGGAAATAATTCAATCTTCTgatgaagaacaagaagaacatGAACCTAACGAGGTAAACGCCGTTGAGGTATCTGAAAATGATTCAGCTGAACATCAAGAAGAGACAAATCAATCAGGCTCAACTGAGTTATGGAGAAAGAGGATGGAACATCTTGCAAAACTTGGTGAACATGTGGAAGATTCTAGTAGAAGAAGGTTTATGATCCAACATCAACTTAGGGCCAATGTGTCTACATAG